The following are encoded in a window of Sutcliffiella horikoshii genomic DNA:
- the ribF gene encoding bifunctional riboflavin kinase/FAD synthetase, producing MKVVYLEHPHSLSKEECIPATVALGFFDGIHLGHQKVIKSALSKAKDLGVASAVMTLDPHPSVVLRKTVQHVRYITPLSEKIRLLSSLGVDILYVVKFDMSFASLVPQDFVDQYIIGLNIKHVVAGFDYSYGSLGKGTMETLPFHSRQQFDQTVVEKYTTNDLKVSSTFIREQLKDGKVSDLPNTLGRYYQIRGKVGHGEKRGRTIGFPTANVVLGDDYVIPKTGVYTVRMNVNDRWFNGVCNVGYKPTFHKQEKESLPSIEVHLLDFDQQIYGAVVIIEWHDCIREEKKFSGIDALVAQIRKDKGIAEDYFQKNLHDTCFLT from the coding sequence ATGAAAGTTGTGTATTTGGAGCATCCGCATTCCCTTTCAAAAGAAGAATGTATCCCTGCTACAGTGGCCCTCGGTTTTTTCGATGGCATTCATTTGGGACATCAAAAAGTGATTAAAAGTGCACTGTCTAAAGCCAAAGACCTTGGTGTGGCAAGTGCCGTAATGACATTGGATCCGCATCCTTCAGTCGTTTTGAGAAAGACTGTCCAACATGTCCGCTACATAACGCCACTTTCTGAAAAGATTAGATTGCTTTCATCTTTAGGTGTGGACATTCTTTATGTGGTCAAATTTGACATGTCTTTTGCGTCACTTGTACCGCAGGACTTTGTAGATCAATATATTATTGGGCTGAATATTAAACATGTGGTAGCTGGATTTGATTATTCCTATGGAAGTCTTGGTAAAGGGACTATGGAGACCCTTCCGTTTCATTCCAGACAGCAATTTGATCAGACTGTTGTGGAGAAATACACGACAAATGATTTGAAAGTAAGTTCGACCTTCATTAGAGAGCAGCTGAAGGATGGCAAAGTTTCCGATCTGCCGAATACTTTAGGCCGTTATTATCAAATTCGTGGAAAAGTCGGGCATGGAGAAAAGAGGGGCCGGACAATCGGTTTTCCAACTGCCAATGTAGTCCTTGGTGATGATTATGTAATTCCTAAGACAGGTGTCTACACGGTACGAATGAACGTGAATGACAGATGGTTCAATGGGGTGTGCAATGTCGGCTATAAACCAACTTTTCACAAACAGGAAAAAGAAAGCTTACCGTCCATAGAAGTACATCTTTTGGATTTTGATCAGCAGATCTATGGAGCAGTGGTAATAATAGAATGGCATGATTGTATAAGGGAAGAAAAGAAGTTTTCGGGTATTGATGCACTTGTTGCTCAGATTAGAAAAGACAAGGGAATTGCTGAAGACTATTTTCAAAAAAACCTGCACGATACTTGCTTTTTGACGTAA
- the rpsO gene encoding 30S ribosomal protein S15, translating into MAITQERKQELINEFRTHESDTGSPEVQIAVLTEQINNLNEHLRTHKKDHHSRRGLLKMVGKRRNLLTYLRNKDVTRYRELINKLGLRR; encoded by the coding sequence ATGGCTATTACACAAGAGCGTAAACAAGAACTTATCAACGAGTTCAGAACTCACGAATCTGACACTGGATCTCCAGAAGTTCAGATCGCTGTCCTAACAGAACAGATCAACAACCTGAACGAGCATTTACGTACTCACAAGAAAGATCACCACTCACGTCGTGGTCTATTGAAAATGGTTGGTAAGCGTCGTAACTTACTTACTTACCTACGTAACAAAGATGTAACTCGTTACCGTGAACTAATTAACAAATTAGGTTTACGTCGATAA
- the pnp gene encoding polyribonucleotide nucleotidyltransferase — protein MGQDKQVFSIDWAGRNLTVEVGQLAKQANGAVMVRYGDTAVLSTATASKEPKKLDFFPLTVNYEERLYAVGKIPGGFIKREGRPSEKAVLASRLIDRPIRPLFADGFRNEVQVISIVMSVDQNCSSEMAAMFGSSLALSVSDIPFQGPIAGVTVGRINDEFVINPNVDQLEKSDINLVVAGTKDAINMVEAGADEVPEEVMLEAIMFGHNEIKRLIAFQEEIVQAVGKEKTEVTLYEVDKNLEHEIRALAEEKMTKAVQVFEKHAREAAIKEVKTEVLARYEEQEAEADVLKQVNEILSMLVKEEVRRLITEDKVRPDGRKSDEIRPLASEVGLLPRTHGSGLFTRGQTQALSICTLGALGDVQILDGLGIEEEKRFMHHYNFPLFSVGETGPMRGPGRREIGHGALGERALDPVIPSEKDFPYTVRLVSEVLESNGSTSQASICASTLAMMDAGVPIKAPVAGIAMGLIKKGEHYTVLSDIQGMEDHLGDMDFKVAGTAKGVTALQMDIKIEGLSRDILEEALQQAKIGRMHILDSMLATIDESRKELSPYAPKILMMSINPDKIRDVIGPSGKQINKIIEETGVKIDIEQDGTVFISSINMEMNDKAKKIIEDIVREVQVGEIYMGKVKRIEKFGAFVELFSGKDGLVHISELAEERVKQVEDVVKLGEEVLVKVMEIDKQGRVNLSRKVLLKEKKEKNEQMS, from the coding sequence ATGGGACAAGATAAACAAGTCTTTTCTATCGACTGGGCTGGAAGAAACCTGACGGTAGAAGTAGGACAATTAGCGAAGCAAGCAAACGGAGCTGTTATGGTCCGCTACGGAGATACTGCTGTGCTCAGCACTGCAACCGCTTCAAAAGAACCGAAGAAATTAGATTTCTTTCCATTAACAGTTAACTATGAAGAAAGATTATACGCAGTAGGTAAAATCCCTGGTGGATTCATTAAGAGAGAGGGACGTCCAAGTGAGAAGGCTGTACTGGCTAGCCGCTTGATTGACCGCCCAATTCGTCCGCTATTTGCTGATGGTTTCCGTAACGAAGTACAAGTTATCAGCATCGTGATGAGTGTAGATCAGAACTGCTCTTCCGAAATGGCAGCGATGTTTGGTTCTTCTTTGGCACTTTCTGTTTCCGATATTCCTTTCCAAGGTCCGATCGCAGGGGTAACAGTAGGAAGAATCAATGACGAATTCGTTATTAATCCTAATGTTGACCAGCTTGAAAAGAGTGATATCAACTTGGTTGTAGCTGGTACAAAGGATGCAATCAACATGGTTGAAGCTGGTGCTGATGAAGTGCCGGAAGAAGTAATGTTAGAAGCAATCATGTTTGGTCATAACGAAATCAAACGTTTAATTGCTTTCCAAGAAGAAATTGTACAAGCAGTAGGGAAAGAGAAAACAGAAGTTACTCTTTATGAAGTTGATAAAAACCTTGAACATGAAATCCGTGCACTTGCTGAAGAGAAAATGACAAAAGCTGTTCAAGTCTTTGAAAAGCATGCTCGTGAAGCAGCTATCAAAGAAGTGAAGACAGAGGTCCTTGCTCGCTATGAAGAGCAAGAAGCAGAAGCTGATGTGTTGAAGCAAGTCAACGAAATCCTAAGTATGCTAGTGAAAGAAGAAGTAAGACGCCTTATTACAGAGGATAAAGTACGCCCTGATGGACGTAAGAGCGACGAGATCCGTCCACTTGCTTCTGAGGTCGGCTTATTGCCTCGTACTCACGGTTCAGGTCTGTTTACACGTGGACAAACTCAAGCATTGAGCATCTGTACTTTAGGTGCACTTGGTGACGTGCAGATTCTTGACGGATTAGGTATTGAAGAAGAGAAACGTTTCATGCATCACTATAACTTCCCATTATTCAGTGTTGGGGAAACTGGTCCAATGAGAGGTCCGGGCCGTCGCGAAATCGGACATGGTGCTCTTGGTGAGCGTGCCCTTGATCCGGTTATTCCTTCCGAGAAAGACTTCCCGTACACAGTTCGTCTTGTATCTGAAGTTCTTGAATCGAACGGTTCCACTTCTCAAGCAAGTATCTGTGCAAGCACACTTGCCATGATGGATGCAGGTGTACCTATTAAAGCTCCAGTAGCAGGTATTGCAATGGGATTAATTAAAAAGGGCGAGCATTATACTGTTCTTTCCGATATTCAAGGAATGGAAGATCACCTTGGAGATATGGACTTTAAAGTTGCTGGGACAGCCAAAGGTGTTACGGCACTTCAAATGGATATTAAGATTGAAGGTCTTTCCCGCGATATTTTAGAAGAAGCACTTCAACAGGCTAAAATTGGACGTATGCATATTCTTGATTCCATGCTTGCTACGATTGATGAGTCTCGTAAAGAGCTTTCTCCTTATGCGCCTAAGATCTTGATGATGAGCATCAACCCTGATAAGATCCGTGATGTAATTGGACCTAGCGGTAAACAAATCAATAAGATTATTGAAGAAACTGGCGTTAAAATTGATATCGAACAAGATGGAACGGTATTTATTTCTTCCATTAATATGGAGATGAATGACAAAGCGAAGAAAATCATCGAAGATATCGTACGTGAAGTCCAAGTGGGCGAAATCTACATGGGTAAAGTAAAACGTATTGAAAAGTTCGGTGCATTTGTTGAGCTATTCAGTGGAAAAGATGGACTTGTCCACATCTCAGAACTTGCAGAAGAACGCGTGAAACAAGTGGAAGATGTTGTGAAACTTGGGGAAGAAGTTCTTGTAAAAGTTATGGAAATCGACAAGCAGGGAAGAGTGAATCTTTCTAGAAAAGTTTTACTTAAAGAGAAAAAAGAAAAAAACGAACAAATGTCCTAA
- a CDS encoding polysaccharide deacetylase family protein, which produces MKRSTFQLLAFVIIAFFTYNTVSHPFQGDIAAILSKDIAEVAQKKDALYVEIEQKASTYEVAPQDAKIDKVWKAQPGLNGLKVDLEASYKNMKKSGVFDEKKLVMEQISPKIHLSDLPPSPIYRGHPEKPMVSFLINVAWGNEHIPGMLETLKNHGVQATFFLEGRWVKENPSMAKMIIDAGHEVGNHSYTHPNMKTLGSTAVREQLLKTNEVIEAISGSKVTWFAPPSGSYRDEVVNIAHEMKLGTIMWSVDTIDWQKPSPDVLVNRVMGKIHPGAMVLMHPTPSTANSLETLITSIKDKGLELGTVSSLLSEERIVHHN; this is translated from the coding sequence ATGAAAAGAAGTACGTTTCAACTGTTGGCATTTGTTATTATTGCATTTTTTACATATAACACGGTGAGTCATCCTTTTCAGGGTGATATAGCAGCTATACTTTCTAAAGATATAGCAGAAGTGGCCCAGAAAAAGGATGCACTTTATGTGGAGATTGAGCAAAAAGCGTCCACATATGAAGTGGCCCCGCAAGACGCTAAAATAGACAAGGTTTGGAAGGCCCAGCCCGGACTTAACGGTTTAAAAGTGGATCTTGAAGCCTCATATAAAAACATGAAAAAGAGCGGTGTATTTGACGAGAAAAAGCTCGTAATGGAGCAAATATCGCCTAAAATTCACCTTTCCGACTTGCCACCTTCACCAATTTATAGAGGGCACCCAGAAAAGCCAATGGTATCGTTTTTGATAAATGTGGCGTGGGGAAACGAGCATATTCCAGGGATGCTAGAAACTTTGAAAAATCATGGAGTGCAGGCAACTTTTTTTCTTGAAGGAAGATGGGTTAAAGAAAACCCTTCGATGGCTAAAATGATAATAGATGCTGGACATGAAGTGGGGAATCATTCTTACACACACCCTAATATGAAAACATTGGGAAGTACTGCGGTCAGGGAACAGCTTTTAAAGACAAATGAAGTCATTGAGGCGATTTCTGGCAGTAAAGTCACTTGGTTTGCCCCTCCAAGTGGAAGCTACCGCGACGAGGTCGTTAACATTGCCCATGAGATGAAATTAGGGACGATTATGTGGAGTGTTGATACCATTGATTGGCAGAAGCCGTCACCTGATGTTCTCGTTAATCGAGTGATGGGGAAGATTCATCCTGGTGCAATGGTTCTTATGCATCCTACGCCATCAACAGCTAACAGTTTGGAAACTCTTATTACATCCATTAAAGATAAAGGGCTCGAACTAGGGACGGTTTCTTCTCTTTTAAGTGAAGAAAGGATCGTTCACCACAACTAG